GCATTTACCAAATTTCCCTTGGCATCTCTGGCTACAAACATTGGTCTACCTCCTTTTCTTTTCTATTCGAAAAAGAAGCAAAAAAGACTGGAATTCCAGCCTTTCATGATATTATCTCTTATCTTTTTTGTCTCTTAGAAAATTTTTTTAGCATGGGAATGAGATTGGGAATCTGCTCGCTTCTAATGACCAGCACGCCGTATTCCTGACAGCGATTGGCATAAACCGGATTGATTTTTCCCGTACAGACAATTAACTTGAGGCAACTCTCCCCAGCAAAATGATTGGCGTAGACTTCTAGTTCGTTGATGGCTTCGACTGATAAATCTGTCATCTTGCATGAGATAAAGGTAATCGAGCGCCCCTTTCTTAGAATAACATCAATCTCATTTTGAACATTGTCTGCCTCTGGAAAGATGCCATTCCAATCAATCTCACCACCTATCATGCACTCATCAAACAGCTGCGATTCAAGCGCCAAGAGATAGAGATATACCTCTAAAATATGCCCCTTGTTGCGGCAAAAAACTTGAGCTTCTTGACTTGGAAAGCTGTAGGCTACTCGTTTCTTATCTTCGCTTTCCATACAAAGCATCCCCGCTTCCACAAGTAAAGGGATGAGGGATTCTGGATAGTGATAATACTTGCCGTTGTTTTCCAGTATTTTTTCTGTCTCAGCATGAAGGTCATTGGTCTTGGCTAAAGAGAAAAATTGGGTCACTTGATACCAGTGGGAAGGATTGGCAATGGCAGAGCTGGCTAGTTTTTTGATGGCTGCAATTTGCTGAGCTGAGTGGATAGGGCGTTTGGATTTGAGCATTTTTCCACCACGCAAAGCTATCAGCTGTTGGATGCTTAGGGTTGGAATGTCCAAATCTTCTTTTTCTAACTGACCGGCTACCCACTTGTATTGTTTTCCTCGTTCGACATCCATGGCTACGATGGGGAGGTGGCGATCCAAGCCATATTGATAGAGAGATAAGGCTAGTAGTGAATCTCCGCCAAAAACATCGAGAAGGACTTGGTCATAGCCTGCAAGGCAATAATCTAACTGGTCTGTTAATTGTTCTAAAGATAGCTGACGAAAGGTCACACGCTGGATATGGGGGACTTCTTCAAGGATAAACTGACGGAGAGAAACTTTCTCTTCATTGCTTATTTTTATCAAAGATAGAAAAAGAATCTCGTCACAATCACTGATAAAGGCTTGGTAGACATTCTTTTCCAATACATGCCGATCATACAATTCCACCAAAAGACTCGTCATTCGACCACCTCCATCATAAAGACTTTCTTGCGCTGAGTGTATCAGCAATACAGCCCTACTGCTCAGATTTCCTACTTCTAGTATAGCATAAAATCCTGCTCGCCCCAATCAACCAACGCAAACAAAAACGAATAGAGACCTTGCAAAGTGGTTTCTATTCGCTGGTATAGGTTTGATTTACTTGATTTTTTTAGCTAGCATAGTCGCAAAGCGTAATTGAATGCGATTGCCATTTTCATCACGACGGTGCAGATGTCCTGGGTTTTCATTATACTTGACCAATTCCCAATCCTTGTAGTAGTCGGCTAGCTCCCCTTCTTTAAAGGTGAATGGGAAGTTGACTGAGCAAGGATAATCCTCTGTATCCATGGCACAGACGATAAGATTATAGCCACCGACCGTGGTGTGCTCCTGCATATTTTGGATAATAGCTGGAATGCGGTCCGCTTGTAGGAACATCAGAACAACTGTCGATACGATGAAATCATAGTCTTGGCTAATGCTGGCTGAATTGATATCATAAAGTCCGACAGGCATGTCTAGATCCTCTTGTTCCACAATGCTTTGCAAGATTTCAAGGGACAATTCATTTTGATCCACAGCTGTCACATCAAAACCATTCTGTGCGAGAAAGAGAGAGTTACGGCCTTGACCACAACCCAAATCCAAGGCTCTTCCTGGTTTCACCGTTTGCACAGCCTCTAGGACCTCTGAATGGACTGGATTGGTCTGGTATTTCTTAGGGAAATAATCCTCAGGTTTACAATAAAATTCCAAGTACCATTCTACATCGTCTGTTGCAGCCTCTACTCGGTGCCAGGCTTGCGGTTGCGCCATGGGATTGTCAGCCCCTGCCTCAAAGAGGTGCTCAGCTAGAACCTCACCATCTTCTGTCAACTCAATAAACTTGAGTGCCCCCTTCAAGACAGTAATTTTTCCCCAGGTGCCGACTTTAGTATTGTGCTTTTGCTGAACTGCTTCAGGCATGGTCTGTTTATTCCACAAGGGCATCCGTTTATAGGCAATTAATTTTTCCATTTTACTTCCTCTTCTTAACGCTGGTTGACAGCTTTCATCACACGCGCGATGTCGCGGTTTTGTTCACGACGCTTGATAGACTCCCGTTTATCATAGTCATGTTTCCCTTTAGCAAGTCCTAAAAGAAGCTTGGCGTAGCCATCTTTGATATAGACTTTAAGGGGAACAAGGGTCATTCCTGTCCCTTTGGTCTCTTGTTCCAATTTTTGAATTTGCTTCTTATGGAGCAGGAGTTTACGACGGCGTTCTGGTTCCTGGTTCCAGATATTGCCCTCTTCGTAAGGGGCAATATGAACATTGCTCAGCCAGACTTCCCCATTTTTTACTTGGGCAAAGCCGTCCTTGAGATTGATTCGAGCAGCTCGAACGCTCTTGATTTCCGTTCCTGTCAGGACCATTCCTGCCTCTAGCGTATCTACGATTGTATAGTCGTGGTGCGCCTTTTTATTTTGTGCGACGACCTTTCCCTCGCCCTTTGCCATACTTGGCTCCTTTCTTAGCTACTTCCTTGTAAAAAGGTTTCTTGCCTTTTTTCTTTTTATCCTTTTGTGAATGCTTGTGCTTATCATTTGAGCGCCCTGATTTTCTCTTGTCTTCCTTCTTGTCTGAACGACGACTTGAACCACGACCTCTGTCTTTGCGCCCAGCTTGTTTCAAACCTTTTTCGATGACATCAAACTCACTTGGGATATAAGAGAAGTCAATCTCACCTGTCATCTTATCCGCTCTTTCAACTCGAATTCGAATTTGCTGTCCTACACGGAAAGTTGTTCCTGATTTTTCCCCACGAAGAGTCAAATCCCGTTCATTAAAATGATAAAATTCAGGCAAATTGGTAATGTGAATCAATCCTTCGACTGTATTTGGCAATTCGACAAAGAGACCGAATTTAACGATGCTAGACACAACCGCATCGTACTCTTCGCCCACGTATTCTTCCATGTACTCAGCCTTTTTCATTGCTTCGACTTCACGCTCTGCCTCGATGGCACGACGCTCACGATTAGAAGACTGGGTAGCAATCTCAGGAATAACCTGTTCAAAATGCTCGGCTACGTCCTTGGAACGTCCATAGTCACGAATCATCCGATGAACAAGAAGGTCAGGATAACGACGAATTGGGCTGGTAAAGTGAGTGTAATAGTCCGCAGCTAGTCCATAGTGACCATGATTATGCTCAGAATAACGAGCCTGCTGCATAGAACGCAAAAGCATCATGGACAATACATCCGCATAGGGTTCTCCCTCAACAGCACGCATGATGTCTTGAAGCGCCTCCTGGCTAATCTCACTGGCAGTCCCATAAATCCGCAAACCAAAGCTCGAAGCATAATCAATAAACTTCTGAACTTTTTCAGCCTTGGGCTCCTCGTGAATCCGATAAATGAAAGGTAGGTCCAGTTTACTGAAGTGCTCGGCAACCGTTTCGTTAGCAATCAACATGAAGGACTCAATCATCCGCTCTGCAATGCCACGTTGGCGAAGAACGATATCCACAGGCTTGCCTTTTTTATCCACTAGAATCTTAGCTTCATTAGTATCAAAATTGAGAGCTCCACGTTTCTCACGCATGTTTTCTAGCCTTTCATGAAGCTTGGCCATGAGTTCGATACCAGGAACAATTTTCTTAAACTCTTGTCTTTTTTCCTCGTCGCCAGCCAGGATGTCATTGACAGCGCTATAGGTCATACGGAAACTAGTCTTGATAACCGTTTGGGTAATGGTGTAATGAACCACACGACCATGTTTATCAATTTCCATAATAGCAGACTGGGTCAAGCGATCTACTTGAGGATTGAGAGAGCAGATACCATTTGACAGTCGTTCTGGAAGCATTGGAACTACACGGTCTGTCACATAAACAGAAGTCGCGCGGTTAAGGGCTTCCTTGTCAAGTGCAGAACCCTCTGTCACATAGTAGGAAACATCCGCGATGTGAACTCCGAGTTCCATATTGCCATTTTTCAAAGGCTTAATGTGAACTGCGTCGTCCAAGTCCTTGGCATCTGCGCCGTCAATGGTGAAGGTAAGCTCATCTCTCAAATCAAGACGACCTTCCATATCCTTCTCTGATGGAGCATTCGGCACACTTTCAACCTCCTTGAGAGCAGCTTCTGGGAATTCTGAGACAATATCCATGGATTCCAAGACTTCAAGAACGTCAATCCCAGCATCAGTCGAGTGCCCCACCACATCAAGGACACTAGCAACAAAGAAATCATGTTTCTTACTTGGGTATTTATCGATAAAGACCTTGAGAACCTCAGTACCTTCCAACTTGATAGCTGGTTTCTTAACATAGATGGGTTGGCTGATTTTCTGATTTTTTGAACGAATGTAGCCCGCATACTTGGGCTTTTCCTGATCCAGAACGATTTGCCCGACAACAGTTGTCAGACTGTGTTCTAGAATATCAATAATTTTGGCTTCGGCAGCAGTTCCCTTGTTACGGTCAGCGACTTTCTTGATGACCACCTCAACGGTATCGCCATCAATGGCATAGTTGACATCGTTTTTTCCTACAAAAAGATCGTCCTCTTCCCCTTCTAGACTGACAAAACCAAAGCCATTTTTATGGGCATGAAAAATCCCTTTGAGGGTGATTTCATGTTTCTTCTTCTGATCCAAGGCAAGGCTACCATCATCTTCAAAACGAATCTGGTGCTTTCTTTCCATCAGAGACAGGGTTTTAATCAACTCACGGAAATCCTTGGATCCATCCTTTCCGAGAACCTGAGCCAGGTCATTTACCGTCACTCGCCCCTTCTCTTGCAAATATTCTTTAATTTTATCTTTCATGTTTTCTTTCTAGATTTTTAATTTTCTTTTACTGTAAGACCTTCTCAAACATCATTTAATACTCAATAAAAATCAAAGAGCAAACTAGAAAGCTAGGCGCAGGCAGTACTTGAGTACGACAAGCCGACGCTGACGTGGTTTGAATTTGATTTTTGAAGAGTATAAAAATAAAAATAGGCAAAGACCTAGTCCTGCCCATTTCTTATCTACTTGATAATACCGTCAATGCTAAGGCAATGGCTAGCCAGAAAAAGACTAAAATACCTGTCAAACGTTGCATCACGGCTTCAAAACCACGTGCTTTACTACGTTCAAACAAATCACCTGAGCTGGCATCAAATACATTGCTGGATTGGTTTTTAGTTGGTTGCATGAAAATCGCAATCACAATCACAACAGATAATACTAATAAAATGGTTAATAATAGGTTGTACATATCAAACTCCTTAAAATCCCTATTATTTTACCATAAATTCTACTTAGATTCAAGATGTAGGGTTACTTTTCTTTCCTTGGGACAATACTTTAAAACCTCAATCTTGTCTGGATGGGTTTTGGAGTTTTTACTGGTTAGGTAATTAATACTGCCACAAGAGGAGCATTTGAGATTAATTTTTACTCGCACGAGATTTCCTTTACTTTTAATAATGATCTAAATTGAACTAAGTTAAATAAACAACTGAAAGCTACACAGGCTGCTGTCGCATAAAAAACAGAGTGGTAGCCGAATTGCCCTGCTACTGCTGAACCAGTCATGGGACCAACAACACCCCCAAGGTAGAAAAAGACTTGGTTAAAGGCAAAAATCCTTGAAATGCCTACTTTGGGAGTCATCTTACTAAGCAATGCATTAACACCTGGTATCAGAGCACCCGTTCCCAAACCAAAGAGAAAACGATACAAGCCAAGTTGAAGGGGGCTGGTTGCATGGGCACAAAGAAGGTAAATGATGACTGAATAAATCTGCGCTGCAACTAAAAGTCTATGATTTCCCACCTTATCTCCTAGTTTTCCCATCACTCCAGCACTCATCATGCTAGAAAATCCCATACTGGATACTATCAAACCAGATACAAAGAGGAGATTTTCAGTCTGCCCTAAGTCCCGAACATAGAGAGCTAGAATGGGACCAATTGATTGAGCTGAAAATTGAATGACAAAGCTGGTTAAAAACAAGTTAATCAAAAGATGAGAGTGTTTAATAGAACTAAACAACTCTTTTGTTGGGATAGCCTTCTCCTTAGCTACTGGTTGAAAATCTTCCTTGATGAAGAAAATGGTTAGGATTGCAGCTAAAAATAGGAAAGCACCCACCAATAAAAAGACATTGCGAATACCAAAAATTTCAGCAATCAAGCCACCCACAAAGGGCCCGGTTAGGGTTCCAGCTACTACTCCAGTTGATAAAGTCCCCAAAGCATAGCCAGACTTATCCTTGGGAACTTGACTGGCTATTAAAGCTGTCGCATTCGGTACGAAACCTGTAAATACGCCATTTAGTAATCTAAGAAAGATTAGCCAATAGATGTTCGGCACAAAGGCCAAGCCTCCCATGGTGATGGTCATAGCAAGCCCAGCTCGAATCATCATGGGCTTTCGACCATATTTGTCAGCAAGAATACCCCAGATAGGAGAAATCAAAGCTGCTGAAACTGCCGAAACTGAGATAGCTAATCCAGCATAGAAAGCAACTTGGTTACTCTCGATTCCCAACTGCTCTACAAAGATAGGCATGAAAGGGACGACCAAGGAAATACTGGCTCCCGTTAGAAAACTACCGAACCAGGCGACACGAAGATTCTCTTTCCAACTAATCTCTGTCATCATGTTCACCTCCATCAAGCAGAAAAGATACCTGATCTAGAAGTTGATCTCGATTTCCATTGTTGTCCAGGACATGACTCGCCAATTTTTTCTTTTCTTCTAAAGACCACTGGGCGGCCAGACGGGACTCTGCTACTTCTTTAGAAAGATGATCCCGTTTCATGAAACGTTCTAGTTGTATATCACAGTCCACATAGACCAGCCATGTTTCATCAAACCAAGCACTGTAGTCCTGTTCAAAAAGCAGGGGAATATCCATGAAAAAAATCGCTTCTGTCTGAGCCAACTGTTCTCTCAGTGCAGTCAATTCCTCACGAATAATCTCTCCTTGGGTTTGTTTAGACCATTCCCGCTCCTCAGGATTTGAAAAGATGAGGCTAGCCAGGAGAGGGCGATTGAGTTCTCCATTTTCTAAGAGAATTTCCTGTCCAAAGTGCTGAACTAAGAGCTGATAAAGACGCCCACCAGGTCTTTGTAGCTGATGGACGACTGCATCAGCATCCACCACTTGAAAGCCTTGCTCTCTTAGGAAATTTGTCACAGTTGACTTACCAGAAGCAATTCCTCCTGTGATTCCGATAATTTTTCCCATCAGTCTCTCCTTTGACAAGTTGGACAAAAGTGGGTTCCACGTCCGCCTAATTGGATTTTCTCAATTAGAGTTCCACAGCGTGCACATTCTTGACCAGTCTTATCATAGACCTGATGGAAATCCTGCATGGTTCCGTCTTCCCCAAAGGCATTGGTATAGGTTCGAATGGTGGAACCGCCCTTTTCAACTGCCTGTCCCAAAACAGCAATGGTTTGGTCATGAATAGCCGACGCTTCTTCTACCGTCAAAGTCTGGGAAGGTCTAGCTGGATGAACCTGAGCTCGCCAGAGGACCTCATCCACATAGATATTGCCAAGACCAGCTACCAAGGTCTGGTCTAGGAGATGGGATTTGATAGGCTTTTTAGACTTGGCTAGAGCAGTTTGAAAGACCTGCAAATCAAAGTCCTGCTCTCTTGGCTCAGGTCCTAATTTTTTAGAAACAAAGTAGGCGCCCAAAAGATCTGGCGCCAGCAGTTCCATAGTACCAAACTTGCGCACATCCTCATAAACAAGCGTCCCACCATCCTCAAACTGGAAGAAAACATGGGCATGCTTGCGTTCAGGAACCTGGTCCGGATAGTAAAAATACTTGCCCTCCATCCGCAGATGGGAAATCAATACCTTATCTGTCAGGTAGAAAAGCAGATACTTGCCACGGCGCCCCATGGACTCAATTACTTGGCCAGGCACTTCCTTTTGAAACTCGTCCAAATCCGTCTTAATCATCTTGGGATAAGCAATCTCTATACTAGAAATCTTCTTTCCCAAAATTAATTTCTCTAAGCCACGACGAACCGTTTCAACCTCTGGTAATTCAGGCATAAGTCCTCCTTCCGTAAAAACAAGAAGCAGGCATGAGCCCACCTCTACTTAATATTCTTTCTCATTATAGCCAAAGTCAGCCAAATCTAGCTTTTTATCACGCCAGTTTTTCTTGACCTTGACCCAAGTTTCTAGGAAAACCTTGTCCCCTAGCATGAGTTCGATATCACGACGGGCCATGGTCCCAATTTTCTTGAGCATTGCGCCACCTTTTCCGATGATGATGCCCTTTTGGCTATCGCGCTCAACCATGATGGTTGCCCGGATATGAACCTTGTCTGTCTCTTCGTCACGCTTCATAGAGTCAACTACTACTGCGACTGAGTGAGGAATCTCTTCACGAGTCAAATGGAGAACCTTCTCACGAATCATTTCTGAAACCAAGAAACGCTCAGGATGGTCTGTGATCTGATCAGATGGGAAGTACTGGAAACCTTCCTCCAGATTCTCACTCAAAATATCGATTAGATGAGAAACGTTATTTCCCTGAAGGGCTGAGATAGGAACAATTTCCTTAAAGTCCATCTGGTTACAGAAGTCATCAATCTGAGCCAAAAGCTGGTCTGGATGGACCTTGTCAATCTTATTCACCACTAGAATCACAGGAACCTTAGCAGCTTTCAGACGCTCAATAATCATATCGTCGCCCTTACCACGTGGCTCATCAGCTGGCACCATGAATAGAACAGTATCCACTTCACGCAGAGTACTGTAGGCAGATTCCACCATGAAATCTCCAAGAGCCGTCTTAGGCTTATGAATTCCAGGTGTGTCGATAAAGACGATTTGCTCCTTATCCGTGGTGTAAATACCCATGATTTTATTGCGCGTTGTCTGCGCCTTGTCACTCATGATGGCAATCTTTTGCCCCATGACGTGATTCAAAAAGGTTGACTTCC
Above is a window of Streptococcus oralis subsp. dentisani DNA encoding:
- the era gene encoding GTPase Era → MTFKSGFVAILGRPNVGKSTFLNHVMGQKIAIMSDKAQTTRNKIMGIYTTDKEQIVFIDTPGIHKPKTALGDFMVESAYSTLREVDTVLFMVPADEPRGKGDDMIIERLKAAKVPVILVVNKIDKVHPDQLLAQIDDFCNQMDFKEIVPISALQGNNVSHLIDILSENLEEGFQYFPSDQITDHPERFLVSEMIREKVLHLTREEIPHSVAVVVDSMKRDEETDKVHIRATIMVERDSQKGIIIGKGGAMLKKIGTMARRDIELMLGDKVFLETWVKVKKNWRDKKLDLADFGYNEKEY
- the secG gene encoding preprotein translocase subunit SecG, whose product is MYNLLLTILLVLSVVIVIAIFMQPTKNQSSNVFDASSGDLFERSKARGFEAVMQRLTGILVFFWLAIALALTVLSSR
- a CDS encoding multidrug efflux MFS transporter; this translates as MTEISWKENLRVAWFGSFLTGASISLVVPFMPIFVEQLGIESNQVAFYAGLAISVSAVSAALISPIWGILADKYGRKPMMIRAGLAMTITMGGLAFVPNIYWLIFLRLLNGVFTGFVPNATALIASQVPKDKSGYALGTLSTGVVAGTLTGPFVGGLIAEIFGIRNVFLLVGAFLFLAAILTIFFIKEDFQPVAKEKAIPTKELFSSIKHSHLLINLFLTSFVIQFSAQSIGPILALYVRDLGQTENLLFVSGLIVSSMGFSSMMSAGVMGKLGDKVGNHRLLVAAQIYSVIIYLLCAHATSPLQLGLYRFLFGLGTGALIPGVNALLSKMTPKVGISRIFAFNQVFFYLGGVVGPMTGSAVAGQFGYHSVFYATAACVAFSCLFNLVQFRSLLKVKEISCE
- the tehB gene encoding SAM-dependent methyltransferase TehB; this translates as MEKLIAYKRMPLWNKQTMPEAVQQKHNTKVGTWGKITVLKGALKFIELTEDGEVLAEHLFEAGADNPMAQPQAWHRVEAATDDVEWYLEFYCKPEDYFPKKYQTNPVHSEVLEAVQTVKPGRALDLGCGQGRNSLFLAQNGFDVTAVDQNELSLEILQSIVEQEDLDMPVGLYDINSASISQDYDFIVSTVVLMFLQADRIPAIIQNMQEHTTVGGYNLIVCAMDTEDYPCSVNFPFTFKEGELADYYKDWELVKYNENPGHLHRRDENGNRIQLRFATMLAKKIK
- the mutM gene encoding DNA-formamidopyrimidine glycosylase encodes the protein MPELPEVETVRRGLEKLILGKKISSIEIAYPKMIKTDLDEFQKEVPGQVIESMGRRGKYLLFYLTDKVLISHLRMEGKYFYYPDQVPERKHAHVFFQFEDGGTLVYEDVRKFGTMELLAPDLLGAYFVSKKLGPEPREQDFDLQVFQTALAKSKKPIKSHLLDQTLVAGLGNIYVDEVLWRAQVHPARPSQTLTVEEASAIHDQTIAVLGQAVEKGGSTIRTYTNAFGEDGTMQDFHQVYDKTGQECARCGTLIEKIQLGGRGTHFCPTCQRRD
- the rnr gene encoding ribonuclease R yields the protein MKDKIKEYLQEKGRVTVNDLAQVLGKDGSKDFRELIKTLSLMERKHQIRFEDDGSLALDQKKKHEITLKGIFHAHKNGFGFVSLEGEEDDLFVGKNDVNYAIDGDTVEVVIKKVADRNKGTAAEAKIIDILEHSLTTVVGQIVLDQEKPKYAGYIRSKNQKISQPIYVKKPAIKLEGTEVLKVFIDKYPSKKHDFFVASVLDVVGHSTDAGIDVLEVLESMDIVSEFPEAALKEVESVPNAPSEKDMEGRLDLRDELTFTIDGADAKDLDDAVHIKPLKNGNMELGVHIADVSYYVTEGSALDKEALNRATSVYVTDRVVPMLPERLSNGICSLNPQVDRLTQSAIMEIDKHGRVVHYTITQTVIKTSFRMTYSAVNDILAGDEEKRQEFKKIVPGIELMAKLHERLENMREKRGALNFDTNEAKILVDKKGKPVDIVLRQRGIAERMIESFMLIANETVAEHFSKLDLPFIYRIHEEPKAEKVQKFIDYASSFGLRIYGTASEISQEALQDIMRAVEGEPYADVLSMMLLRSMQQARYSEHNHGHYGLAADYYTHFTSPIRRYPDLLVHRMIRDYGRSKDVAEHFEQVIPEIATQSSNRERRAIEAEREVEAMKKAEYMEEYVGEEYDAVVSSIVKFGLFVELPNTVEGLIHITNLPEFYHFNERDLTLRGEKSGTTFRVGQQIRIRVERADKMTGEIDFSYIPSEFDVIEKGLKQAGRKDRGRGSSRRSDKKEDKRKSGRSNDKHKHSQKDKKKKGKKPFYKEVAKKGAKYGKGRGKGRRTK
- a CDS encoding DUF1887 family protein; its protein translation is MTSLLVELYDRHVLEKNVYQAFISDCDEILFLSLIKISNEEKVSLRQFILEEVPHIQRVTFRQLSLEQLTDQLDYCLAGYDQVLLDVFGGDSLLALSLYQYGLDRHLPIVAMDVERGKQYKWVAGQLEKEDLDIPTLSIQQLIALRGGKMLKSKRPIHSAQQIAAIKKLASSAIANPSHWYQVTQFFSLAKTNDLHAETEKILENNGKYYHYPESLIPLLVEAGMLCMESEDKKRVAYSFPSQEAQVFCRNKGHILEVYLYLLALESQLFDECMIGGEIDWNGIFPEADNVQNEIDVILRKGRSITFISCKMTDLSVEAINELEVYANHFAGESCLKLIVCTGKINPVYANRCQEYGVLVIRSEQIPNLIPMLKKFSKRQKR
- the rpmG gene encoding 50S ribosomal protein L33 — its product is MRVKINLKCSSCGSINYLTSKNSKTHPDKIEVLKYCPKERKVTLHLESK
- the smpB gene encoding SsrA-binding protein SmpB, which gives rise to MAKGEGKVVAQNKKAHHDYTIVDTLEAGMVLTGTEIKSVRAARINLKDGFAQVKNGEVWLSNVHIAPYEEGNIWNQEPERRRKLLLHKKQIQKLEQETKGTGMTLVPLKVYIKDGYAKLLLGLAKGKHDYDKRESIKRREQNRDIARVMKAVNQR
- the coaE gene encoding dephospho-CoA kinase (Dephospho-CoA kinase (CoaE) performs the final step in coenzyme A biosynthesis.), whose amino-acid sequence is MGKIIGITGGIASGKSTVTNFLREQGFQVVDADAVVHQLQRPGGRLYQLLVQHFGQEILLENGELNRPLLASLIFSNPEEREWSKQTQGEIIREELTALREQLAQTEAIFFMDIPLLFEQDYSAWFDETWLVYVDCDIQLERFMKRDHLSKEVAESRLAAQWSLEEKKKLASHVLDNNGNRDQLLDQVSFLLDGGEHDDRD